aatactaatcataatcataataatcataaaaacaaGAATAATACcaacgataataatgataacaattataacaacaacaacaacaacaataataataataataataataataataataataataataataataataataataataataataataataataataataataataataataataaatgaatatgCTAGTAACTACCTTATAATGAAGTAATAAAAAGAATAGGCCGTTGcagggctcgaacccttgaccaccTATTTAAGCCGAAACGCTCATGACCATCAGACCCGTGTTGTTCTTTCTGATTATTAATACAGGCAATAAAATATAACCTTCATTATTTATGTTtaatattttcttcttcttcttcattcaatCAAACGACTAAAGATTCAACCCAACATGAGAATCAATCAATGAAACGTTTTTTTTTAGGATCAACAAGTAATATATAACCATCTATAGAGACCCGTAATTAACTGAAAacgatttttgaaaaaaaaaaataattaaaaccgTAGCCTGCAGCAGCTCACGGTactgttttaaaaaaaattgattatcgATTTGATAACGTTTTAGACAAACTTTATAACACGAAACATATTACAAATCAATGCTATAAACTATTAGAAACACTAATTTAACTCAACTCGAAACAGAACACtcgaattttgctcaagaacaaaagttgactttttaaaactcaAACTTTGACTCCACAATTCGTCTTGGATAGAAAAAATTGGGTTTTGAtaatttacagatagtttaagaAAACGATTCTAAACGACTTGGCATTAATACATTTTGGAATTTGATTAGAAATTGTGATATGAATAAAAAGTTGAAGAACCGAGTTACAGCGAGCTGCAGTTTGTGGACTTTATGATTTTAAATTCACAACTTGCAGTTTATGGAAATTTATTTGATAAGGGTATTGAATACTTGAACGGTTTTTCCATTCATTGATCTAGATGAACTGGTTTATAGCGTGTTTAATAATTGACAGGATATAAAACAAGTAAAAGAGTACAAAAAACCTAAAGGAAGAATAAGACTTTAACAGATACAATTAAAACTTGATAATTGACTGAATTGGATCATAGCAGACAAAATACAAAAGTATCTACAGTTTGAGAGACACATGTAACCGAATTTGGATTCAAGTGTAAGGATTTTTATACAATttctattaatacttaataattactaattttaattatatttgcaataatctaaataataataataataataataataataataataataataataataataataataataataaaagtaatactcataataatatcactaatcttaataatagataataatgattctcataattgataataataagaaGGTTAAtggcattaataatattattatttatgttaataataattttaataacaataacatgataacttatatatatcaaatctcctttatatatatatatatatatatatatatatatatatatatatatatatatatatatatatatatatatatatatatatatgtatttatatctcatattaacattaataatgataaaagtaataaggatattaataacaataatattaacaataatgaattACATGTACCAACTTCATATTTGTATATTATatgttatgataattttaataatacaaataactaatattaatattaataacaataataagaataataataataataatataacaattacatttaatatgttaacattacatattattaattatgtatactTATTTTGTATTtaccatatttgaatatttattatttatatatttattatctattacaatatattaatatttattaatagaattcatatatagataataatatcatatatacatttatatatattcgttttaatggtgacttaattattctaattactattttacctttttaattccACTTGATCAAAGTATACCTTATTAATTcaagatgtttatatatatatattcttatttatttttatatacatttacatatttatttacacacaattgttcgtgaatcgtcggacatagacaaagtcaaatgatttcatgacaaCAGTTTAAAGAAATAtttaagacttaacattacagactttgcttatcgtgtcgaaatcatattaagattaggtttaaatttgatcggaaattcccgggtcatcacaattttatCGAATATGTGGTATGCATCCAATAAATTAAAATAAGTAAAatactatataaaaaaaattatgatgAAATACATTTATCCAAATTCAAAAATATCATGAACCAATAAATGGTATGAGCCATAAACTCAAAACAAAAAATTAAACAATAATAATCTAATTGATAaactctttaatcaaaagattgatTCACCTGAAAAGACTTGTGATGGAGTTTAGAGTAGATGAAAAGATTTATTAAAAGATGGTGTAGAAGATGAATGAAACTATTTTTTTGGAAAAAGGAGATATTTTGAGGACGACGATTTATATCCGTATCTGCTTTTTGATTTAGCGAATATATTGCGGAGCACGGAGGTAATTTTATTTACCATATACAAAAACAAATACTCCGTAAATTACAAAAGGAATAAAAGGAATAAAGACTGCATCTTTTGTTAATTTATATCTTAATCATAATTAAttgtaaagattaaattttaattgtaaattaaattgATTTATGATGTCATGCAAGTgggttagatttttttctatttttttttttttttttttttgaattttttcaatgaagggaaatgattatttatgatgtcatcattatagcattttaatattaactatagatagataTGTTGGAAATGAAAATTTATACCTAAAATGTTATGGTTGAAGAATTATGTTGCTACTCTGAGGCCCAAAACTTATAGGCATATATGAATTTACTTAATTATTGAAACATGTCACTAATATGTACGAGTAATTAACAGGTTCATATATCTTTGGTTGATGAAAATCGAATGCGAATTTCATGGATCACTACCGGCTTTACTCCCCCCACCGTAAGCTATGGAACATCTCCCGGAAAATATGATCGTTCAGCTAATGGAAGCATTTCGTCGTATGAATACTTAACTTACACATCTGGTGATATACACGACGTCGTAATTGGTCCATTGGACCCAGACACTGTGTATTATTACTGTTTTACCCCTGGTTCGACGCCAGAGTACTCTTTCAAAACTCCTCCAGCCCAATTCCCAATCAAATTCGCGGTGTCAGGTTACAAATCTCATCTTTTTCAAGAATGGAACTCTTGTCGCAAACTGAAttcaaattttgttttttttttttttttttttttttttcaagtcttATTCAGTTTGATTTTCAGATTACACGGTTTGAAAACGAATGGAACTCTTGTCGCAAAGTGTGGTTGCACGCAAGATTTGTACAGATGGCTAGCAGCAaccatcattttcattattatcattatatgtgcatatatatgaAGGATAAAATGGTCTTTTTTCAGGTGATCTAGGACAAACCGGATGGACAAAATCTACCCTTGATCACATCTCACAATCAAACTATGACGTGTTTCTATTACCCGGAGACTTGTCATACGCAGACATGATACAACACCGGTGGGACTCGTTTGGCCGCCTGGTTGAGCCGCTAGCGAGCCAGCGTCCCTGGATGGTGACACAAGGAAACCACGAGGTCGAAAAAATCCCAGCAATCCACCCAACACCATTCACTGCCTACAATGCAAGGTGGCATATGCCGTTTGAAGAGAGTGGGTCAACGTCGAACTTGTACTACTCGTTTAAGGTATCAGGGGTCCACGTCATCATGTTGGGTTCCTACACTGATTTTGGGTCGGGTTCGGAACAATACCAATGGTTAGAGTCCGAATTGAAAAAAGTTGATAGAGGCAAAACGCCGTGGCTT
This genomic stretch from Rutidosis leptorrhynchoides isolate AG116_Rl617_1_P2 chromosome 11, CSIRO_AGI_Rlap_v1, whole genome shotgun sequence harbors:
- the LOC139876014 gene encoding probable purple acid phosphatase 20, which gives rise to MRSSKLMLLLMLASIATKFAHGYERPPPREDFVVSLAKDADPTAPQQVHISLVDENRMRISWITTGFTPPTVSYGTSPGKYDRSANGSISSYEYLTYTSGDIHDVVIGPLDPDTVYYYCFTPGSTPEYSFKTPPAQFPIKFAVSGDLGQTGWTKSTLDHISQSNYDVFLLPGDLSYADMIQHRWDSFGRLVEPLASQRPWMVTQGNHEVEKIPAIHPTPFTAYNARWHMPFEESGSTSNLYYSFKVSGVHVIMLGSYTDFGSGSEQYQWLESELKKVDRGKTPWLFVLVHAPWYNTNYAHQDEKESVDMMQSMEGLLYKARVDVVFAGHVHAYERFNRVYNQETDNCGPVYITIGDGGNREGLASKYKEPQPTISAFREASFGHGEIDVVNASYARWSWHRNDDDVSVQADSVWIKSLALDPSCNKP